A single region of the Chrysoperla carnea chromosome 5, inChrCarn1.1, whole genome shotgun sequence genome encodes:
- the LOC123300828 gene encoding uncharacterized protein LOC123300828, whose amino-acid sequence MKKMNAVGATKIYAVVEFLGSSDSAKDVDLIPAKWITEENGELLCYYPPMEDYDKRDKYTQDLVDADENWEKFSVQILTYANSYLKGKRRLKRSFKTTDIRSTDDENNQVTMPTVFSRKNFTKELRGIAAMNTSSSAPKEKINYDNSLEEIPEDQLTESETNEVFNFESMQKFFEKKIEEQTKQLQRYLICEKKSLQYDIRKYFEEIKNILIVNTANSRPHESVSSAIKKLDLPLPLKTLEDFKKLEEDLKTDELKKTVLLSLFRVKIYGETSIKSCINKIMSGFLTKNVEQHYSGTGKLIKGVGKLNFSGTEAFKCMKDVILEKFGDSEDCKNLPGKVGRWLSGCGDREKGRKARSSSV is encoded by the exons ATGAAAAAa atgAATGCTGTTGGTGCTACCAAAATTTACGCAGTGGTTGAATTTCTGGGAAGTTCAGATTCTGCAAAAGATGTAGATCTGATACCAGCCAAATGGATTACCGAAGAAAATGGTGAGTTGCTCTGTTACTATCCGCCGATGGAAGATTATGACAAAAGAGACAAATATACTCAGGATTTAGTTGATGCGGATGAAAACTGGGAGAAGTTTTCCGTTCAAATTCTTACTTATGCAA ATAGTTACTTAAAAGGAAAACGACGTTTAAAACGTTCTTTCAAGACTACTGACATTAGAAGTACTGATGACGAAAATAATCAAGTTACCATGCCAAcagttttttctagaaaaaacttCACTAAAGAGTTGCGTGGAATAGCGGCTATGAACACCAGTTCGTCAGCTCCAAAGGAGAAGATAAATTACGATAACAGCCTAg AAGAGATACCTGAAGATCAATTGACAGAAAGTGAAACCAATGAAGTATTCAATTTCG AAtctatgcaaaaattttttgaaaaaaaaattgaagaacaaacaaaacaattgcAGCGTTATTTAATTTGCGAGAAAAAAAGTCTGCAGTATGACATCCGCAAATATTTTGAGGAAATCAAAAATATACTCATTGTCAACACGGCTAATTCAAGACCCCATGAATCTGTGTCAAGTGCCATTAAAAAATTAGATCTTCCACTCCCACTGAAAACTTTAGAAGACTTTAAAAAACTTGAGGAAGAtttaaaaactgatgaattaaagaaaaccgtattg cTATCATTGTTTCGGGTAAAAATTTATGGAGAAACGTCAATTAAGAGCtgcattaataaaataatgtcgggttttttgacaaaaaatgttGAGCAACATTATTCGGGAACTGGCAAATTAATAAAAGGTGTTGGAAAACTAAATTTTAGCGGCACGGAGGCGTTTAAATGCATGAAAg ATGTTATATTGGAAAAATTCGGCGACTCGGAAGATTGCAAAAATCTTCCGGGGAAAGTAGGTCGATGGCTTTCCGGATGCGGGGATCGAGAGAAGGGACGAAAAGCGCGGTCATCGTCagtgtaa
- the LOC123301384 gene encoding piggyBac transposable element-derived protein 3-like, which translates to MVIRPNLCLLCKNNSAHWWYVFYACMVNVLFGFFSMPRSLGLLDSEIREYLEKLDDSEDGLDGSDSEPEDEDEMNEDPPLVTEDTENAQEQEDPPLEESNDEEVSIPGAPQRNRPLLWKKRNLVTNEDDLVFRGNTQIPEALLNCNTPFEFFSYFFTPNLKKEIVYESNLYATQKQISNPETINENILNKFLGILVFTSVIKFPNTRLYWSDKFGYDLIKNTMSQKKFEKVRSIIHFADNTKCLPKEHPDYDRLYRIRPLIETLNHVFGTVPMEQRLSIDEQMCATKMSHYIKQYLPNKPHKWGFKLYLICSLQGYAHKFELYAGGGNKNTASLPGEPDLGESGNTVIRLARMVPRHVNHIIYFDNFYTSLPLLTYLAKEGIYSLGTVRVNRVRNSKLPDKRTIMKKNVARGFYEENVANVDGTEVSAVVWKDNKPVNLLSTYVGAEPATTVSRFDKRRKERVEIPCPKIIREYNTHMGGVDLLDSFIGRYHITMKSRKWTMRLFYHFLDLCVINSWVMYKKVHNQLGTSKLLNLAQFRLDVAETLCQTGLPISGCKRGRPSTSSIQAQLEMKRSRTSAQSVPSKNVRLDQTSHWSVWLEKQQRCKYPKCTGYTFKKCEKCQVSLCDTKQKNCYYKYHTE; encoded by the exons aTGGTGATAAGACCTAATTTATGCTTGTTGTGTAAAAACAACAGTGCGCATTGGTGGTATGTATTTTATGCATGTATGGTAAATGTGTTATTTGGGTTTTTCAGCATGCCACGCTCGTTAGGCTTGTTAGATAGTGAAATAAGAGAATATTTAGAGAAACTTGATGACTCGGAAGACGGATTGGATGGTTCGGACTCTGAACCGGAGGATGAAG ATGAGATGAATGAAGATCCTCCATTAGTTACTGAGGATACGGAAAATGCGCAAGAACAGGAGGACCCTCCCCTTGAAGAAAGCAATGATGAAGAAGTGAGCATACCAGGAGCACCTCAAAGAAACAGGCCCCTACTATGGAAAAAAAGAAATCTCGTTACTAATGAAGATGACCTTGTGTTTAGAGGTAATACTCAAATACCAGAAGCTTTATTGAATTGTAATACACCATTTgaattcttttcatatttttttactccaaatttgaaaaaagaaattgtttacGAAAGTAACCTTTATGCCACACAAAAGCAAATATCTAACCCAGAGACTATAAAcgaaaatatactaaataaatttctagGCATACTAGTTTTTACATCCgtcataaaatttccaaatacaAGGTTATATTGGAGTgataaatttggatatgatcTTATCAAAAACACCATGTCACAAAAGAAGTTTGAAAAAGTAAGATCGATTATTCACTTTGCTGATAACACTAAATGTCTCCCAAAGGAACATCCTGATTATGATAGACTCTATAGGATCAGACCACTTATCGAAACACTAAATCATGTGTTTGGCACCGTCCCTATGGAGCAAAGGCTATCCATAGACGAGCAGATGTGCGCTACAAAAATGAGCCACTATATAAAACAGTACTTGCCTAACAAACCACACAAGTGGGGCTTCAAATTGTACCTTATCTGCAGTCTGCAAGGATATGCTCACAAATTTGAGCTATATGCAGGAGGAGGCAATAAAAATACTGCATCTTTACCAGGAGAACCAGATTTAGGAGAATCTGGGAACACTGTCATAAGGTTGGCTCGAATGGTACCTCGTCATGTAAACCACATAATATATTTCGACAACTTTTATACTTCTTTGCCGCTTCTCACCTATTTGGCCAAGGAAGGAATATATTCTTTAGGGACAGTTCGGGTAAACCGCGTACGAAATTCTAAATTACCAGATAAAAgaacaataatgaaaaaaaatgttgcaagGGGTTTTTACGAAGAGAACGTAGCGAATGTAGATGGTACTGAAGTGAGCGCAGTTGTTTGGAAAGATAACAAGCCTGTCAATCTTCTTTCAACTTACGTAGGTGCCGAACCAGCCACCACTGTATCAAGATTCGACAAAAGGAGGAAAGAAAGAGTTGAGATCCCATGCCCCAAAATAATTCGTGAGTATAACACTCACATGGGAGGGGTGGACCTGTTAGATTCTTTTATAGGACGCTATCACATAACGATGAAGAGCAGGAAATGGACTATGCGTCTTTTTTACCACTTTTTGGACCTCTGTGTCATCAACTCATGGGTAATGTACAAGAAAGTGCACAATCAACTGGGTACCAgcaaattgttaaatttagcTCAATTTAGATTAGACGTTGCAGAGACATTGTGTCAGACTGGGTTGCCTATCAGTGGTTGCAAGCGTGGCCGTCCCAGTACCAGCAGTATACAGGCTCAACTTGAAATGAAGAGGAGTCGCACATCAGCTCAGTCAGTTCCGTCTAAAAATGTTAGGTTGGACCAAACATCACACTGGTCAGTTTGGTTAGAAAAACAGCAACGATGCAAATACCCCAAATGTACTGGATACACATTTAAAAAGTGTGAAAAATGTCAGGTATCTTTATGCGACACCAAACAGAAAAATTGTTACTATAAGTACCATActgaataa